Genomic segment of Nocardiopsis mwathae:
GCGATGGCGTCGTCGAGGAAGATGTCCATCGCGGCGATAGGGTCGTCGGGCCAGTCGTGGCTGTGCTCCTCGATCGGCAGTGTCGTGGAGTAGGTGACGAGTTCGCCGCCGGCTCCGCTGACGACGTCGGCCATCTGCGGGTCATTGGCGTAGGTGACGCGGTGGCCGCGGGCGGCGAGTTCGCGGATGACGTCCAGGCTGGGCAGGACGTGGCTGATGGCCGGGATGGAGACCATGGCGATATGGGCACGGCGGGTCACGGGTGTTCCTCCGAGGTCATGGCGGTTCTGTGTGCGAGGGACATCGGACCGGCGCGCGGAGGCTCAACGGGGCAGGGAGCAGCTGAATCGGTGCCTGCACTCCGGGCATTCGACGGGCGCGCCGGGAGCGTTCGCGGGCGGTGAGGTGCCCGCGGCTCGGAATTACTGGTAGAGCTGCTGGAAAGCCATGGCGCACAACGTAGCCGATCTCGGCCGTGGGAGGTAACCCGTTTTCGGGCGGCGGGGACGGGAGGGCGGTTTCCTCCGCCCTCTGGCCCGTTAGGGGAGGCCGAAGGCGGACCCGAGGCCGTTCTCCAGCAGGTCGAAGGCGGCGTGGGCGCGAGCGACGGCCTCCGGGTGGACGTCGTCGGCGCTGCGCCCGGCGCGCATCTCCTCGACATTGCGGGTGGAGAGCACGCGCTGGGTCGCGATGACCTGGCCGGCCGCGAGGCGCGCGGTGAACGGGTCGGTGCCGCCGGTCTCGGCCAGTGCTTCGGCGAGGGCGTCCTCTCCGCGCAGCATGTAGGCGGGCAGGCGGGCCAGCAGTGCCGGGGTGGAGTACAGCAGGTGCTGGAAGTCCAGTACCTCGCGTGTGTCGTTGAGTCCGGTGATCGGGTCGTGGCGGTCGAGCCCGTCGACGAAGTGGCGGCGCAGCGCCGTGAGCGGCGCCTCCCCGTCGTGGCGTGCGCGCACGACGCGTGCGGCTTCGGTCTCGTGGTCGGCGAACCGGTGCAGGACCAGGTCTTCCTTGCTGGGGAAGTAGGCGAACAGCGTCGGCTTGGACACCTCGGCGGCGGCCGCGACGTCGGCGACGGACACCTGGTCGAACCCGGACTCCTGGAAGAGCCGAACCGCGGCCTCGGAGATGGCCCGGCGCGTGCGCTGCTTCTTGCGTTCCCGGAGTCCTGTCGGCTCGTTCATGAGCCCAGTGTAGCCACTCTGTTGACCAAGGAAACCATGTGACTCGATCAACAATTTGACTCAGTTAAGTTATTCATGCTCTTCTGTGACCCGACAGTCGTCCACGGTTCACAGAGGAGAGCACACTGTTGGAAACGGAAACCGACGTCATCGTGGTGGGGGCCGGCCCCACCGGGCTCATGCTCGCCAACGAACTCGCGGCGGCGGGCGTAGGAGTCACCATCGCCGACCACCGCGCCTCCCGCTCCCCGCAGTCCAAGGCGGGCAACCTGCACCCGCGCAGCTGCGAGATCCTGGACCAGCGACGCCTCCTGGCCCCGATCGCCGAGCACGCCACCGCGCGCCTGCCCACCGGCCACTTCGCCGGGCTCCCCGTTCCCCTCGACTTCTCCGTGCTGCCCACCCGGCACCGCTACCAGCTGCTGGTCGAGCAGGCGCGGGTGGAGGAGGAGTTGGAGGCGTCGCTCGGCCGATCCGGGGTCGCCGTCGACCGCGAGCACCGCCTCACCGCGCTTGAGCAGGACAGCGCACGCGTCACCGCCACTCTGGACACCCCGTCGGGACCCAGGCGCGTGCGTTGTACCTACCTCGTCGGGTGCGACGGCGCGCGCAGCACCGTGCGTGAGCTCCTGGGGGTCGCGTTCCCCGGCCTGCCCGGGCGGACCGGCATGGTGGCCGCCGACGTCACACTTTCGCGCATTCCGCGCGGGGCGGATGAGCGCCGCCGCCACATCGGGGCACGGTTCCGCTTCGGATCGCGCAGTGCCGCCATGCTCCACCCACTGTCCGGCGGCACCTACCGGCTGCTGTTCCCGGCACCGCGCCAGGACGTCGCCAAGGACGCGCCGGTGGAGCCCGCCGAGGTGCGCGAGGTGCTGGCCGACGTCTACGGGGACGAAGCCGAACTCGACCGGCTGCTCATCGCCTCCCGCTTCACCGACGCCTCACGCCAGGCCGAGCGCTACCGTGTCGGCCGCGCCTTCCTCGCCGGCGACGCCGCCCATATCCACCTGCCGACCGGCGGGCAGGGCATGAACCTCGGCCTCCAGGACGCGTTCGCGCTGGGCTGGCGGCTCGCCGCCGCCGTGCGCGGGCATGCATCTGACCACCTTCTCGGCAGCTACGAGACCGAGCGCCACCCGGTCGCCGCCCGGGTCCTCGACAACACGCGGGCCCAGGGGGAGCTGGGCCGGGTCACCACGGCGCCGATGCAGGCGATGCGCGAGCTGTTCGTCGAGCTCGTGCGCCTGCCCGAGGCCAACCGCCACCTCGCCGGGATGGTCTCCGGCATCGACATCCGCTACCCGGCACCCGACGACCGGTCGGCGGCACACCCCCTGACCGGCCGACGCGCCCCCGACCTCGACCTCGACACCGCCGAGGGCCCGGCCCGCCTGACCCGCCTCCTGCGTCCGGGGCGCGGCCTGTTGGTCGAGTTCACGGTCGACGAGCCGCACTACGGCGACGCCGCCCAGAGGTGGAGTGACCGCGTCGACCATCTCGTGGCCGCCCCTGTCGACCCCGTGGACGCCACGGCCCTGCTCATTCGCCCCGACGGCCACATCGCCTGGGCCGTGGACAGCAACGAGAACCGCGGAGATACACCCGATGCTTCACTGCGCCAGTGGTTCGGCACTCCCGAATCGAACTGACAGCTACGGACATAGCCGAGAATCGCTGAACGGCGATACCGCGCGCAGGTAGCTTCGCTGGCGGTGGACACGATCCGCCCACCCTGAACGACCGATCGGAGGACGCGCCCCATGGCCCCGCCGCTCCCCGTATCTGATCACCCAGTGATCCCTATGCCGGAACTGACACCCGCCGCCTTGCGTGCC
This window contains:
- a CDS encoding TetR/AcrR family transcriptional regulator; the protein is MNEPTGLRERKKQRTRRAISEAAVRLFQESGFDQVSVADVAAAAEVSKPTLFAYFPSKEDLVLHRFADHETEAARVVRARHDGEAPLTALRRHFVDGLDRHDPITGLNDTREVLDFQHLLYSTPALLARLPAYMLRGEDALAEALAETGGTDPFTARLAAGQVIATQRVLSTRNVEEMRAGRSADDVHPEAVARAHAAFDLLENGLGSAFGLP
- a CDS encoding FAD-dependent monooxygenase, whose product is METETDVIVVGAGPTGLMLANELAAAGVGVTIADHRASRSPQSKAGNLHPRSCEILDQRRLLAPIAEHATARLPTGHFAGLPVPLDFSVLPTRHRYQLLVEQARVEEELEASLGRSGVAVDREHRLTALEQDSARVTATLDTPSGPRRVRCTYLVGCDGARSTVRELLGVAFPGLPGRTGMVAADVTLSRIPRGADERRRHIGARFRFGSRSAAMLHPLSGGTYRLLFPAPRQDVAKDAPVEPAEVREVLADVYGDEAELDRLLIASRFTDASRQAERYRVGRAFLAGDAAHIHLPTGGQGMNLGLQDAFALGWRLAAAVRGHASDHLLGSYETERHPVAARVLDNTRAQGELGRVTTAPMQAMRELFVELVRLPEANRHLAGMVSGIDIRYPAPDDRSAAHPLTGRRAPDLDLDTAEGPARLTRLLRPGRGLLVEFTVDEPHYGDAAQRWSDRVDHLVAAPVDPVDATALLIRPDGHIAWAVDSNENRGDTPDASLRQWFGTPESN